CCAGACCTGTTCGTTGGAGTGGTACGAGTACCCGAAACAGGGGGCGGGGCACGGCCCTTGGGCGAAGTCGTCGCTGCCCATGACGAGGTTGTGCAGGAAGATCCAGTACTGCTCGGGGATCGGCTTGTCGAGGCCGAGCACATGGTGCAGGTTCTCGAGGTTGGCCGGGGTGCACGTCTTGCCGCACATCAGGAGCGCCGGGTCGCGCGGCATCCCGAAGAACAGCAGGAACGCGACGATGCTCAGCAGGAAGAGGATGACGACGGCGCCGAGGGACCGGCGGACGAGGAAGCGCAGCATGGCAGAGGCAGCTCTCAGCGGGCCGGAGGGCATCCGGCGCGCACCGTCTCGGGCGCGCCGGATGCCGGGCGGGCGGGGTTACTTGACGTACAGGCGGCGCGGGTCGACGCCGCCGACGACGTCGTCGTAGACGAGGCCGCCGATCTTGGATCCGGCGATCTGGGTCTGCTTGAAGTACCCGGTCGGGACGACGTTGATGACGTCCTTCACGAGGTACTTGCCGAGCTTGTCCCACTCGGCCGCGGCCTTGGCCGGGTCGGTGATGGTGCTGATGCGGTCGATCTCGCTGTTGACCTTGGGATCGTTGATCTGCGAGTAGTTCTGCGCGCCGTCGGCGATCCCCCGGCCGTCGAAGCAGGGCGGGATGACGGTCGAGGCGGACGGCCAGTCGGCGCCCCAGTTGGTGTTGAAGATGTCGAAGTTGTTGTTGAGCTTGCTGACCTGGTCGTAGTACGACTCGGCCGGGATCTCCTGGCGCTGGACGTCGAACCCGGCCTTCTCCAGGCCCGCCGCCATGGCGGTGGAGTACGCCTGGCCCTCCTGGGAGTTGATGTAGCCGAAGGTCAGCTTCATGCCGACCTTGCCGGCCTCCTGGAGGATCTTCTTGGCCTTGGCGGGGTCACCGGCGGGGTTCTTCTTCTTGCCCCAGGGGTCGAAGGAGGGGTCGTAGCCGCTGACGGTCGGGCTGATGATGCCGCCCGGGATCTCCATCGCCGCGCTGCCGCCGTAGGCCCGCTGGAACGGCGAGACCGGCAGGGCGTAGGCGATGGCCTCGCGGACCTTCTTGTCCTGCATCTCCTTGTGGCTGAGGTTGATGTTCATCTGGCCCACGTAGGGCTGGTAGCCGACGACCGTGCGGGACTTCATCTCCGGGTCGCTCAGGACCTTCGACAGGTTGCCCGCGTCGACCGAGTTCTGCCAGCTGACGGAGGTCTGGTCGGTGCCGCTGTCGGCGAGGAGCGCCTTGGTGGAGTCCTCGTACTGCTGGTTGAAGGTGATGTTGAACCGGTCGACGTACTGGTGGCGGATCGGGTCGGTCGCCGGGTCCCAGTCGATGTTCTTCACCAGCACCATCGACTTGCCGGACTTGAAGGACTGGATCTTGTACGGCCCGGACACCACCGGGTCCTTGTCGTACCTCTCCTTGGTGTCGCCCTTCTGGGAGACGACCGCGTAGCCCGCCATCGCCAGCGCGTACGGCAGGTCGGGGTGCGGCTTCTTGAACTTGAAGACAACGGTTTTCGCGTCCGGCGTCTCCAGAATGCTGTCCGGCAGGTGCTTGCCCTTGAACGGGCCGTCCGGCAGCAGCTTGCGGTAGTCGGAGCCCGGCGTGTCGGCCAGCCACTGCTGGAGGTACGGCGGGCCCTGGTTGATGAAGGGGGCGAAGAGCCGCTCGACGGAGTGCCGGATGTCCGCGGAGGTGATCGCAGAGCCGTCCTCGAACTTGATGCCGTCCTTGAGTGTGTACTTCCAGGTCTTGCCGCCGTCCGTGGTGGTGCCGGAGTCGGTGGCGAGGTCGCCGACGACCTCGTGCTTGCTGCCGTCGTCGCTGGTCGCCTTGTAGCCGGTCAGCCCTCGGTGCAGCAGCAGGGCGACCTGCATCTCGTTGAACACGTAGATCTGGGCCGGGTCGAGGTGGGCGTAACTGTCGCGGGCGGGCACCGAGATGGTGCCGCCGGGCTTGGCGCCCGGGACCTCGGGGGCGGGGCCCTTGGAGGCCGCGGCGTCACCGAACTCGATCAACGCCTTCTGCCGTTCGGCGTTCTCCTGCTGCTCCTTGTCGTTGCCGCCGCTCTTGCTGCCGCCCGAGCTGCACCCGGTCAGCACGAGTGCCGCGGCCGCGAGCACTGAGACCACGGCGTGTACGTGGCGTCCGCTCCTACTCATCACTCGGTTTCCACCCATCTGTCGTCACCAGTGCGAAGGAACCCAGACCTTGCAGGTCAGCCGGTCAGCTGGTCAGCGCGGTCAGCGCGCCGTCTTGGGATCGAAGGCGTCCCTGACGGAGTCCCCGAGCAGGTTGAACGCCACGATGAAGACGATCATCGAGATGCCGGGGAAGAACATGTACGTGATGTCGTTCTGCATCACGAGCTCGGTGGACGCCTTGGCGAACATCTGCCCCCAGTCCGGCGTCGGTTCGACGATGCCCACGCCGAGGAAGGACAGACCGGCCTCGGCGGTCACGAAGTTGGGGAGCATGTAGGTGCCCTGCACGAGGATCGGCGTCACCACGTTCGGCAGGATCTCCTTGCGGATGATCCGCCCCGGCGGGGCGCCGCTGACCTTGGCCGCCTCGATGAACTCCCGCTCCCGCAGGGCGAGTGTGGTGCCTCTGAGGACCCGCCCCAGGCTCATCCAGCCGAGGAACCACTGCACGAGGATGAGGGCGACGACCCGGACATAGACCGGGGTCTCGTCGCGCGGGCTGACGAACAGGGAGACGACCACCGGCATGCTGGCGATGAAGAACAGCTGGGCCGGGAAGGCGAGGAGGAAGTCGATGACCCGGCTGATCCAGTAGTCGGCCTTGCCGCCGAGGTAGCCGGCCGTGACGCCGAGGACGATCCCGGTGAGGACCGTCGCGAGCGTGACGGCGACGGAGATCATCAGCGAGGTGCGGATGCCGTAGAGGAGTTTGGTGAAGACGTCGTAGCCGTTGCCGGGTTCGAGGCCGAACCAGAACTCGCCGCTGATGCCGCCGTTGGGCTGCACGGGGACGCCCGCACTGTCGAAGAGCTCGGGGCGCTCGTCGGCGTAGACCGTGTACGGGTCTTTGCCGTACAGCTTGGAGATCACCGGGGCGAGCAGCCCGATCAGGAAGAAGAACAGGACGACGTAGGCCGAGATCACGCCCGTGCGGTCGCGCTTGAAGCGGATCCACATCAGCCGGCCGGGCGACCGGCCGACTAAGTGCTCCGTCTCTGCTGGACTGGTCACAGTTCAGACGCCCCCCTGGTGCCGGCAACCCGAGAGTTGCCGCTAACTATCTGCCATGAGCCAACGACCGACCACCGTCTGTGAATCTCGATTCCGTCACAGCTGACGCGTAACCCTTCCAGTTCCCCGGAAACGGCTCATGAAAAAGCCCGGGTTCCCCTCGTCGGGGAGCCCGGGCTCAACTGCCCGATGATCAGCCGTGCTTGGCGCGGCTCGCGGCGCGGGCGCGCTCGCGGGCGTCCAGGTTGACCTTGCGGATACGGACCGCCTCCGGGGTGACCTCGACGCACTCGTCGTCGCGGCAGAACTCCAGGGACTGCTCCAGCGACAGCTTGCGCGGCGGGACGATCGACTCGGCCACATCGGCCGTGGACGACCGCATGTTGGTGAGCTTCTTCTCCTTGGTGATGTTGACGTCCATGTCGTCGGCGCGTGAGTTCTCGCCGACGATCATGCCCTCGTACACCTCGGTGCCGGGCTCGACGAACAGCACGCCGCGCTCCTGGAGGTTCGTCATCGCGAACGCGGTGACGGCGCCGGAGCGGTCGGCGACCAGCGAGCCGTTGTTGCGGGTCTGCAGGGTGCCGAACCAGGGCTCGTGGCCCTCGTGGATGGAGTGCCCGATGCCCGTACCACGGGTCTGGGTCAGGAACTCGGTCCGGAAGCCGATGAGACCGCGCGACGGCACCACGAACTCCATGCGCACCCACCCGGACCCGTGGTTGGACATGTTGTCCATACGGCCCTTGCGCACGCCCATCAGCTGCGTGACCGCGCCCATGTGCTCCTCGGGCACGTCGATGGTCATGCGCTCGACGGGCTCGTAGACCTTGCCGTCCACGTCCTTCGTGACGACCTGCGGCTTGCCGATGGTCAGCTCGAAGCCCTCGCGGCGCATCTGCTCGACCAGGATGGCCAGCGCCAGCTCACCGCGGCCCTGCACCTCCCAGGCGTCGGGGCGCTCGGTGTCCAGGACGCGGAGGCTGACGTTACCGATCAGCTCGCGGTCGAGGCGGTCCTTGACCTGGCGGGCGGTGACCTTGCGGTCCTTGACGGCCGCCTTGGCGTCGGCGCCCTTGCCGGTGCCGCCACGGCCGACCAGCGGGGAGGTGTTGGTGCCGATGACCATGGAGATCGCGGGCTCGTCGACGGTGATGAGCGGCAGCGGGACCGGGTTCTCCGGGTCGGCCAGGGTCTCGCCGATCATGATGTCGGGGATACCGGCGACGGCGCAGATGTCACCGGGACCGGCCTTCTCCGCCGGCTTGCGCGTCAGCGCCTCGGTCATCATCAGCTCGGAGATGCGCACGTTGGTGACGGACCCGTCGCGCTTCATCCAGGCGACGGTCTGCCCCTTCTTCAGCTCGCCCTGGTGCACGCGCAGCAGCGCGATACGGCCGAGGAAGTTGTCGGCGTCGAGGTTGGTGACGTGCGCCTGGAGCGGGGCGGCGTCGTCGTACGTCGGGGCCGGGATGTGCTCCAGGATCGTCGAGAAGAACGGCTCGAGGCTGGTCGAGTCGCTCGGTACGGTCCCGTCCTGCGGCTTGGTCAGCGACGCGATGCCGTCACGGCCGCACGCGTAGACGATCGGGAACTCGATCTGCTCCTCGTCGGCGTCCAGGTCGAGGAAGAGGTCGTAGGTCTCGTTGACCACCTCGTCGATACGGGCGTCCGGACGGTCGGTCTTGTTGATGCAGAGGATGATCGGCAGCCGGGCCTGCAGCGCCTTGCGCAGCACGAACCGGGTCTGCGGCAGCGGCCCCTCGGAGGCGTCGACGAGCAGCACGACGCCATCCACCATCGACAGACCGCGCTCCACCTCACCACCGAAGTCGGCGTGGCCGGGGGTGTCGATGATGTTGATGGTGATGACGTCCCCCCGTCCTTCGGGTGGTACTTCACCGCCGTGTTCTTGGCCAGGATCGTGATGCCCTTCTCACGCTCCAGGTCGTTCGAGTCCATCATTCGGTCGTCGACGCCTTCGAGCTGGTGGGCGGCGAAGGCGCCGGCCTGCTTCAGCATGCCGTCGACGATGGTGGTCTTGCCGTGGTCGACGTGAGCGACGATGGCGACATTGCGGATGTCGTGGCGCGTGGCCATATTGCGGCGTTCTCCCGGAGTGTGAGGATGGCCTGCGCGTCTGTCTGTGTGACGCGGGCCCTGCCGGGCTTGACACGCCACGGCCTCACCCCATGGTACGTGTCCGCTCCCACTGGGGCTCGCCGGGATATGTCGCCCCAGGTGGGACAGGCTTTTGCCGCGCCCCCGCCGCCCCTACCCGTCCCGTCCTCCAGGGGCTCCGCCCCTTCGACCCCGTTCCCAGGGGTTCTGCCCCCTGGACCCTCGCTCCTCAAACGCCGGACGGGCTGAGTACGTCAGCCCGTCCGGCGTTTGAGGACGAGGCCCGTTCAGGGCCGAAGCGGGGGTCTGGGGGCGGCAGCCCCCAGGGGACGGGACGGGTAGGGGCGGCGGGGGCGAGGAAACTCAGCGGGCCGTAGCCGAGGCCGACGGCCGGGCGCCCTTCTTCAGGAAGCCCATGTCCTCGTACACCGGTGTCCGGAAGCCGAAGGCACCCGCGTTGACGACGTTCTTCCTGGCCGCTGTCAGCTGCGGCCGCTGGTACAGCGGAATCGAGCCGGCCGCGGCCCAGATGCGCGAGTCCGCCTTGCGGATCAGGGACCGCGACTCGGACTCGTCGAGCGTGGCGATCGCCTGGTCGAAGAGCTGGTCGACCTGATCGGTGCCGACCCGCGTGTAGTTCTGCTCGACGTTCAGGGAACCGTCGGCCGCCGGAACCGGCTTGGCGTAAATGGGCCGGGCATCGGTCGCGGGGTAGGCGGAGGCAGGCCACGAGTACAGGGCGAGGTCGTACTGACCGGACGCGATGTGGTCCTTGAAGTAGCTCTCGTCCGCGACCTTGGTGATCTCGGTCCGGATACCGACCCGCTCCAGCATGATGCCGATCCGGTCCGCCACCGTCCGCAGCGTCTGAGAGCCCTCCCCCGCCGGCACCACGAAGCGCAGCGTCAGCGGCTTGCCGTTCTTCGCCAGCGGCCGCACTGCCGCGCCCGCCGGAGCGGCGGTGCCCTGCGGAGCGTACGCGCCGGGCGCCCCGCCCTGCTGCACCTGCTTGCTGCCGTACTGCTTGCCGTCCTGGGCGAGGTGCTTCCCCTCGCCACCGTCCGCCTTGTTGTCCTCCCCGACGATGTACGTCCCGTCGTCCCCGCCCTCCGAGTCCGACTCAGAGTCCGACTTCGCCTTCGACTCCGACTTCTTGTCGGCCTTCTCGCCCCCGTCGGCCTTCTCGCTCTTCTCGCTCTTCTCGCTCTTCTCGCTCTTCTCGCTCTTGCCGGCCTTCTCCGCCTTCTCCCCGTCCCCTGCCTTCTCGCCCTTCTCCCCCTTCTCCCCCTCCCCGGCCTTCTCCCCCTCCGCCCCAGCCGCCTCCTCCCCCTTCTTCCCCTTCTCCTCCTTGATCGGCCCGCCCTGCACCCACCCCGCGTCCGCCAGCAGCGCCTGCGCCTCCGCCGTGTCCTGGTCCCCGATCGCGCCGCTGTTGTCGGCGTACGCGGCCTGGCCGGAGAGCGCGAGGTGGCTGCCGACCGGTTCGGTCGGCAGGCCGAGCGGGGCGAGGACCAGCTTCGCCAGTTCCTTGCGGTCGAGCGCGCGCGCCACCGCCCGCCGCACCCGCTCGTCGGCGAGCGGACCGTCGGCGCCGTTGAGGGCGAGCTGGGTGTACGCCGGTTCCAGGGACTTGCGCACCTCGAAGCCCTGGAACGCCGCCTGCGTCCGGTGCTCCTTCGTGGTCGTCCCGCTGCCCCGCCCCCGCTCCGGCCCCATCAGCGCCGTACCGGTGGCACTGGCGGTCGCGCCCCGGGGAGGCGAGGCGAGCGCGATGCGCCGGGCCGCGGTGGGGTCGATCTCGGCCAGGTCGAGCTGTCCGGCGGCCAGCTGGGCGGCCCGCTCGTCGCGCGGCACGGCCCGCAGCACGATCTCGTTCAGCTTGGCCGGCTCCCCCCACCAGCGGGGGTTCCGGGTGAGCCGGACCTCGTCGTCCTTGCGGTCGATCTTCTTCACGGCGAACGGCCCGGCGCTGACCTTGAGCTTGCGCCGCGCCCCGTCGTTGAACGAGTCCGGCGTGCCCATGACCTCCTTCGGGTACAGCGGCGAGAACAGCGACCGCCAGTCGGCGTACGGCCGCCCGAAGGTGACCCGCACCTCCAGGTCGTTGTCGCCGCGCTCGATCCGCTCGATGCGGTCGTAACCGGCGTTGCGGGCGGTCCAGTAGGCGCTGTCCTTTCCGGACAGGGCCCGCCACTGGGCGGCGAAGTCGGCGGCGCCGATCTCGCGGCCGTCGCTCCAGACGGCCTGCTGGTTGAGCTTGTACAGGACGACCTGCTTGGGCTCGGTCTCGATGATCTTGGCGGATTCGAGGTAGTCCGGGTTGCGCTCCGGGCGCCCGGCCTCGTCGAGCCGGAACATCGACGGCAGGGTGGCCTGTGCGATCCGGGTCGTGGTCGCGTCGGCGTCCGACTGGAAGGTGTTCAGCGTCTCCGGTACGGCGTCCACGGCCCACCGCAGTGTGCCGCCGTCGGCGATCAGGGACCGGGCGGCCGGCGCGATGTCCTGCCCGGCCAGCGGCTTTCCGGCGGGGTCCGGGTCGCTGCAACCGGCGAGCGCGGGCACCGCGAGCACGCCCGCCGCGAGGAAGGCGACCGAGCGCATGACCGCGCTGCGACCAGGCCTGGGTCCGACGCCGTCGTAGGACATCTCTGGTACCTCCGGGGAGCGACTCCCGCCGGTGACAATAAGTGCGTTCTGATCACGTTTGGCGGTATTTTGGAGTTGATCAGATCTATGGGCCCCACTGAAGAGGAAAGGGTTCGCCAGGCGGAGTCGACACGGCGGCGGGGGCGCGCAAGGCCACCCGTGTGGAGCAACTCGCTCCCACACGGGTGGAGCAACGCGCCCGCGCACTCCTGCAGCTCCCCCGGCGTACACAGAGCGCATGCGGGCGCGCGACGGAGGCGTGCAATCCGCCAATCGCTGCACATCCCTTCACAGCGACAGGTGTGACGCGCGACACTCGCAGGCGCATGAACGTTGCCACCCAGGGCCCAAGGGCCCACGGAAGTGAGGTCACGTCATGTCCGTGCAAGACGACCTGACAACTGTCCAGCGCTGCCTCGACGACCTGGCCCGGTCCGTGGGCCGACTGGAGAAGCAGCTCGGCACCGCCGGCCTGGAGATGCGCCGCGTCCGCACCGACGCCAACCATCTGCGCGAGAGCGTCGCGCTGCTGCGGGACGCTGCCACGACCCCCAGCACACAGCGCAAGCCGGAGCTCGTCACCATCCCCGACACGCCGTACGACGACTCTCTGTGGATCGACACGGATGACGAGGGTCTCGGCGCCCGGGACCGCCGCGCTCCCTGAGATCCCCCGAGAACCCACACCCGACCGGAGTCATGCATTGGCCACTGGTACGGAACCCCATCTGAACAGCGGCGGCGTACACACCGGTACGCGCGCCGCGATCGCCGCCCCGCACCTGCGGACCGACCGCTGGTGGCTGGCCCCGGCCGCCACCGCGGCCGGTCTGCTGGCGTTCATCGTGTACTCGACCTGGCGGGCCTTCGCCAACGCGGACTACTACGCGGCGCCGTACGTCTCCCCGTTCTACTCGCCCTGTCTGGCGGAGAACTGCGAGCCCATGCGCGCCGGGCCGAACTGGGAGCTGTTCGGGAGCTGGTGGGGCATCTCCCCCGCGATCATCATCCTGATCTTCCCGCTCGGCTTCCGCCTGACCTGCTACTACTACCGCAAGGCCTACTACCGCGGCTTCTGGGCCTCGCCCCCGGCCTGCGCGGTCGCCGAGCCGCACAAGAAGTACTCCGGTGAGACCCGGTTCCCGCTGGTCCTGCAGAACATCCACCGGTACTTCTTCT
Above is a window of Streptomyces sp. DT2A-34 DNA encoding:
- a CDS encoding ABC transporter substrate-binding protein → MSRSGRHVHAVVSVLAAAALVLTGCSSGGSKSGGNDKEQQENAERQKALIEFGDAAASKGPAPEVPGAKPGGTISVPARDSYAHLDPAQIYVFNEMQVALLLHRGLTGYKATSDDGSKHEVVGDLATDSGTTTDGGKTWKYTLKDGIKFEDGSAITSADIRHSVERLFAPFINQGPPYLQQWLADTPGSDYRKLLPDGPFKGKHLPDSILETPDAKTVVFKFKKPHPDLPYALAMAGYAVVSQKGDTKERYDKDPVVSGPYKIQSFKSGKSMVLVKNIDWDPATDPIRHQYVDRFNITFNQQYEDSTKALLADSGTDQTSVSWQNSVDAGNLSKVLSDPEMKSRTVVGYQPYVGQMNINLSHKEMQDKKVREAIAYALPVSPFQRAYGGSAAMEIPGGIISPTVSGYDPSFDPWGKKKNPAGDPAKAKKILQEAGKVGMKLTFGYINSQEGQAYSTAMAAGLEKAGFDVQRQEIPAESYYDQVSKLNNNFDIFNTNWGADWPSASTVIPPCFDGRGIADGAQNYSQINDPKVNSEIDRISTITDPAKAAAEWDKLGKYLVKDVINVVPTGYFKQTQIAGSKIGGLVYDDVVGGVDPRRLYVK
- a CDS encoding ABC transporter family substrate-binding protein, which codes for MSYDGVGPRPGRSAVMRSVAFLAAGVLAVPALAGCSDPDPAGKPLAGQDIAPAARSLIADGGTLRWAVDAVPETLNTFQSDADATTTRIAQATLPSMFRLDEAGRPERNPDYLESAKIIETEPKQVVLYKLNQQAVWSDGREIGAADFAAQWRALSGKDSAYWTARNAGYDRIERIERGDNDLEVRVTFGRPYADWRSLFSPLYPKEVMGTPDSFNDGARRKLKVSAGPFAVKKIDRKDDEVRLTRNPRWWGEPAKLNEIVLRAVPRDERAAQLAAGQLDLAEIDPTAARRIALASPPRGATASATGTALMGPERGRGSGTTTKEHRTQAAFQGFEVRKSLEPAYTQLALNGADGPLADERVRRAVARALDRKELAKLVLAPLGLPTEPVGSHLALSGQAAYADNSGAIGDQDTAEAQALLADAGWVQGGPIKEEKGKKGEEAAGAEGEKAGEGEKGEKGEKAGDGEKAEKAGKSEKSEKSEKSEKSEKADGGEKADKKSESKAKSDSESDSEGGDDGTYIVGEDNKADGGEGKHLAQDGKQYGSKQVQQGGAPGAYAPQGTAAPAGAAVRPLAKNGKPLTLRFVVPAGEGSQTLRTVADRIGIMLERVGIRTEITKVADESYFKDHIASGQYDLALYSWPASAYPATDARPIYAKPVPAADGSLNVEQNYTRVGTDQVDQLFDQAIATLDESESRSLIRKADSRIWAAAGSIPLYQRPQLTAARKNVVNAGAFGFRTPVYEDMGFLKKGARPSASATAR
- a CDS encoding ABC transporter permease gives rise to the protein MWIRFKRDRTGVISAYVVLFFFLIGLLAPVISKLYGKDPYTVYADERPELFDSAGVPVQPNGGISGEFWFGLEPGNGYDVFTKLLYGIRTSLMISVAVTLATVLTGIVLGVTAGYLGGKADYWISRVIDFLLAFPAQLFFIASMPVVVSLFVSPRDETPVYVRVVALILVQWFLGWMSLGRVLRGTTLALREREFIEAAKVSGAPPGRIIRKEILPNVVTPILVQGTYMLPNFVTAEAGLSFLGVGIVEPTPDWGQMFAKASTELVMQNDITYMFFPGISMIVFIVAFNLLGDSVRDAFDPKTAR